Proteins encoded by one window of Mycolicibacterium sp. ND9-15:
- a CDS encoding cytochrome P450: MESPVLDVGPDEVADLFRNPYPLFAKRRHETSGVFRGSVMDWSKAPEAMPENLYAAVSFDAVNRVFRDGKVFNSEIYDSTIGLFIGPTILAMEGKTHWDHRNLVSSAFKSKSLARWEPEVVRPVVTALIDEFVQTGSADLVRDFTLEFPTRVISRLLGLPEEDLPWFRKRAVELISYHVKYKRAFEASAALKDYFLQQIEQRRAKPTGDIIGDLVTAEIDGEKLSDEAIYSFLRLLLPAGLETTFRSSGNLLYLLLTHPEQFQAVQADRDLVPAAIEEGLRYETPLTTVQRSATVETELEGVTLPKGSVIDVCIGSANRDEKRWERSEEFDIFRKRVPHISFAAGEHTCMGLHLARMETRVALECLLDRLTNVNLVTDDNPHIWGQPFRSPTALPVTFDPAG; this comes from the coding sequence GTGGAAAGTCCTGTTCTGGACGTCGGCCCCGACGAGGTGGCGGACCTGTTTCGCAACCCCTATCCCCTGTTCGCGAAGCGACGGCACGAGACCAGCGGCGTGTTCCGCGGCAGCGTCATGGACTGGTCCAAGGCGCCGGAGGCCATGCCGGAAAACCTCTATGCGGCGGTTTCTTTTGACGCGGTCAACCGCGTGTTCCGCGACGGCAAGGTCTTCAACTCCGAGATCTACGACAGCACGATCGGTTTGTTCATCGGTCCCACGATTCTCGCGATGGAGGGCAAGACCCACTGGGACCACCGCAATCTGGTGTCCTCGGCGTTCAAATCGAAGTCGTTGGCGCGGTGGGAACCAGAGGTGGTCCGGCCGGTCGTCACCGCGCTGATCGACGAGTTCGTCCAGACCGGGAGCGCAGATCTGGTACGGGATTTCACGCTGGAGTTCCCGACCCGGGTGATCTCCAGGCTCCTGGGCCTGCCCGAGGAGGATCTGCCGTGGTTCCGCAAGCGGGCGGTCGAGTTGATCAGCTACCACGTCAAGTACAAGCGCGCCTTCGAGGCGTCCGCGGCGCTCAAGGACTACTTCCTGCAACAGATCGAGCAGCGCAGGGCCAAGCCGACCGGGGACATCATCGGCGATCTGGTCACCGCGGAGATCGACGGCGAGAAACTCAGCGACGAGGCCATCTACTCGTTCCTGCGCCTGCTGCTGCCCGCCGGCCTGGAGACCACCTTCCGCTCGTCGGGCAATCTGCTGTATCTACTGCTCACCCATCCCGAGCAGTTCCAGGCGGTCCAGGCCGACCGTGACCTGGTGCCGGCGGCCATCGAGGAAGGCCTGCGGTACGAGACCCCGCTGACCACCGTGCAGCGCTCTGCGACGGTGGAGACCGAACTCGAAGGAGTCACCCTTCCCAAGGGTTCGGTGATCGACGTCTGCATCGGGTCGGCGAACCGCGACGAGAAGCGCTGGGAGCGCTCCGAAGAGTTCGACATCTTCCGCAAGCGCGTGCCCCACATCTCGTTCGCGGCCGGCGAGCACACCTGTATGGGTCTGCACCTGGCCCGCATGGAAACCCGCGTCGCGCTGGAGTGCCTACTGGACCGGCTGACCAACGTCAACCTCGTCACCGACGACAACCCCCATATCTGGGGCCAGCCGTTCCGGTCTCCCACCGCGCTGCCGGTCACGTTCGATCCCGCCGGCTGA
- a CDS encoding TetR/AcrR family transcriptional regulator: MARARTGGTRQRRERGSISTDEILNGAMEVAQEISIENLSMPQLAKHLGVGVTSIYWYFRRKDDLLDAMTDRALERFEFTVPTIAASNWRESLRDHALTMRRRFRADPILCDLVLIRGQYGHRAMHGALQKLAQPIGALIEAGLSAEQAAETYGAISVHIRGSVVLERLQERTEGFPAQRTDGGRYIGFADDIDFGYILDSILDHAEAIITVA; this comes from the coding sequence GTGGCACGAGCCCGCACCGGAGGTACCCGCCAGCGCCGCGAGCGCGGTTCGATCAGCACCGACGAGATCCTCAACGGGGCGATGGAAGTCGCGCAAGAGATTTCGATCGAGAACCTGAGCATGCCGCAACTGGCCAAACACCTCGGCGTCGGAGTCACCAGCATCTACTGGTACTTCCGTCGCAAGGACGATCTACTCGACGCGATGACGGACCGGGCGCTGGAGCGGTTCGAGTTCACGGTGCCCACCATCGCTGCGTCGAATTGGCGTGAGTCGCTGCGGGATCACGCGTTGACGATGCGGCGCAGGTTTCGCGCTGATCCGATCCTGTGCGATCTGGTGTTGATCCGCGGACAGTACGGGCACCGGGCGATGCACGGGGCGCTCCAGAAGCTCGCGCAGCCGATCGGCGCGTTGATCGAAGCGGGGCTCAGTGCCGAGCAGGCCGCCGAGACGTACGGCGCGATCTCGGTCCATATCCGGGGTTCGGTCGTGCTCGAACGACTCCAAGAGCGCACCGAGGGCTTTCCCGCTCAGCGCACCGACGGTGGCCGCTACATCGGGTTCGCCGACGACATCGACTTCGGCTACATCCTGGACAGCATCCTCGACCACGCCGAAGCGATTATCACTGTGGCGTAG
- a CDS encoding aldehyde dehydrogenase family protein — MLIDGQLVASSSGAQFDNLSPATGQLLGSTAAAEPEDMDRAIAAARRAFDESDWATNRPLRARCLDQLQSAIEAEQEDLREELIAEVGCPVMTTQSAQLDWPLADALRYPARLMLEFRWERTLEGGGLFGQRNVRTVVKVPAGVVAAITPSNFPIEVILNKLGPALATGNTVILKPDPNTPWNATRLGRLIAEHTDIPPGVVNVVPTPSNDVAGLLGTDPRVDMISFTGSTTVGKLLMRQGADTMKRMFLELGGKSVSIVLDDAPPAAIIGSAVGVCVHAGQACAATTRMLVHRSLFDDAVATITAAYQAVPVGDPVDSETLVGPVISAAQKTRVLDAIEQARSDGAEITTGGGAVANLPEHLAGGHYVAPTVVVGVDNSAAIAQQEVFGPVLVVLPFDDDDEAVRIANDSAFGLAGAVSSRSLERGMAIAGRIRTGSFGVNGGMFYGADAPFGGFKSSGVGRQCGVEGFEQYLESKTVAYRASRTSATPQ, encoded by the coding sequence ATGCTCATCGACGGACAACTCGTCGCGTCGTCGTCCGGTGCGCAATTCGACAACCTGAGCCCGGCCACCGGGCAGCTGTTGGGAAGCACCGCCGCCGCCGAACCTGAAGACATGGATCGCGCGATCGCCGCCGCCCGTCGAGCCTTCGACGAATCCGACTGGGCCACCAACCGGCCGTTGCGCGCGAGATGTCTCGACCAGCTGCAGTCCGCGATCGAGGCAGAGCAGGAAGATCTGCGCGAAGAGCTGATCGCCGAGGTCGGCTGTCCGGTGATGACAACGCAGTCCGCGCAACTCGATTGGCCGCTGGCGGACGCGTTGCGCTACCCCGCGCGGCTGATGCTCGAATTCCGATGGGAGCGCACGCTCGAAGGCGGCGGCCTGTTCGGCCAGCGCAACGTGCGCACGGTGGTCAAGGTGCCCGCGGGCGTCGTCGCCGCGATCACGCCGTCCAACTTCCCGATCGAGGTGATCCTCAACAAGCTCGGGCCCGCGCTCGCGACCGGAAACACCGTCATACTCAAACCCGATCCGAACACACCGTGGAACGCGACCCGCCTCGGCCGGCTCATCGCCGAACACACCGACATCCCGCCCGGTGTCGTCAACGTGGTACCGACGCCGTCCAACGACGTCGCCGGGCTTCTCGGTACCGATCCCCGCGTCGACATGATCTCGTTCACCGGCTCCACCACCGTCGGCAAGCTGTTGATGCGCCAGGGCGCCGACACGATGAAGCGGATGTTTCTGGAACTGGGCGGCAAGTCGGTGTCGATCGTGCTCGACGACGCCCCGCCGGCCGCGATCATCGGGTCGGCGGTCGGGGTGTGCGTGCACGCGGGCCAGGCATGTGCGGCCACGACGCGCATGCTGGTGCACAGGTCACTGTTCGACGACGCCGTCGCGACGATCACCGCCGCGTATCAGGCTGTCCCCGTGGGGGACCCGGTCGATTCCGAAACGCTGGTCGGACCGGTGATCAGCGCTGCGCAGAAGACGCGAGTCCTCGATGCGATCGAACAGGCACGCAGCGACGGCGCCGAGATCACCACCGGCGGCGGAGCGGTCGCGAACCTCCCCGAGCATCTGGCAGGGGGTCACTACGTGGCGCCGACGGTCGTCGTCGGGGTGGACAACAGTGCGGCGATCGCCCAGCAGGAGGTGTTCGGCCCGGTGCTGGTCGTGCTGCCGTTCGACGACGACGACGAGGCGGTGCGGATCGCCAACGACAGCGCGTTCGGTTTGGCGGGTGCGGTGTCGTCGCGGTCGCTGGAGCGCGGGATGGCGATCGCCGGTCGTATCCGCACCGGGTCGTTCGGGGTCAATGGCGGCATGTTCTACGGGGCCGACGCACCGTTCGGCGGCTTCAAGAGCAGCGGTGTCGGCAGGCAGTGTGGCGTCGAGGGTTTCGAGCAGTACCTCGAATCGAAGACGGTGGCCTACCGCGCATCGAGGACAAGCGCTACGCCACAGTGA
- a CDS encoding CaiB/BaiF CoA transferase family protein, with product MEGVRVLEVAQFTFVPAAGAILADWGADVIKVEHPVRGDTQRGFINMGGFQLDPDRHPLIEHPNRGKRSVGIDVSKPEGQEVLYEIAKTADVFLTNYLPAQRQKNKFDVEHIRAANPDIIYARGSAYGDKGPERDVGGFDGTAFWTRSGVGHALTPEEIGGALSQGIPAFGDSIGGMNIAGGISAALFHRLRTGEAVELDVSLLSTAWWAAGASVTQGMETGETMRSLMPDATGPSVNPFMANYLTSDGGTINLCIVSPTGYIRDAFEHLELPELADDPRFCDVMPLIENAAAAAELIREKIRSKPFEYWRQHLKTMKGQWAPFQSLLDLATDDQALANDMVVEVEAADGGEPFKVVRGPVQFNHEPLETTRAPQASEHTELVLMDIGMDWDRIEALKDSGAIA from the coding sequence ATGGAGGGCGTACGCGTCCTCGAGGTCGCACAGTTCACGTTCGTCCCGGCGGCGGGGGCGATTCTCGCGGACTGGGGCGCCGACGTCATCAAGGTCGAACACCCGGTACGCGGTGACACCCAGCGCGGATTCATCAACATGGGCGGGTTCCAGCTCGATCCCGACCGCCACCCGCTGATCGAACACCCCAATCGCGGTAAGCGCAGCGTCGGCATCGACGTGTCGAAGCCGGAAGGCCAGGAGGTCCTCTACGAGATCGCCAAGACCGCCGACGTCTTCCTGACCAACTACCTTCCCGCGCAACGTCAGAAGAACAAGTTCGACGTCGAGCACATCCGCGCCGCAAACCCGGACATCATCTACGCGCGCGGCAGCGCATACGGCGACAAGGGCCCCGAGCGCGACGTCGGCGGTTTCGACGGCACCGCGTTCTGGACCCGCAGCGGCGTCGGGCATGCGTTGACCCCCGAGGAGATCGGGGGTGCGCTGTCGCAGGGCATTCCGGCGTTCGGCGACTCGATCGGCGGGATGAACATCGCGGGCGGCATCTCGGCCGCGCTGTTTCACCGGTTGCGCACCGGCGAGGCGGTCGAACTCGACGTCTCGTTGTTGAGCACGGCGTGGTGGGCGGCGGGCGCGAGCGTGACTCAGGGCATGGAGACCGGCGAGACGATGCGCTCGCTGATGCCGGACGCGACCGGTCCGAGCGTGAACCCGTTCATGGCGAACTACCTGACCTCGGACGGCGGCACGATCAACCTCTGCATCGTCAGCCCGACCGGCTACATCCGGGATGCGTTCGAGCATCTGGAGCTACCCGAACTCGCCGACGACCCCCGTTTTTGCGACGTGATGCCGCTGATCGAGAACGCCGCGGCCGCAGCCGAACTGATCCGGGAGAAGATCCGCAGCAAGCCGTTCGAGTACTGGCGCCAGCACCTCAAGACCATGAAGGGCCAGTGGGCGCCGTTCCAGAGCCTGCTCGACCTCGCCACCGACGACCAGGCGCTCGCCAATGACATGGTCGTCGAGGTCGAGGCGGCCGACGGTGGTGAGCCCTTCAAGGTGGTCCGCGGGCCGGTGCAGTTCAACCACGAGCCGCTGGAGACGACCCGCGCCCCGCAGGCCAGCGAGCACACCGAGCTGGTGCTGATGGACATCGGCATGGACTGGGACCGCATCGAAGCGCTGAAGGACTCCGGCGCGATCGCATAA
- a CDS encoding molybdopterin-containing oxidoreductase family protein, translating to MASVTEYKPTFCRICEPLCGMIATVEDGRLVALRPDKDHPLSAGFACQKGIAFTEVVNDPDRVTRPLRRGPAGFEAVTWDEAMADIASRLSALLRRHGSGAVGWYMGNPGAFSYAHTFAALLFLKGLGRHGHYFTASSQDTNSRLIASQLLYGVPTSVPIPDLARTDLLVMMGTNPVVSHGSFLTAPRIKDRMHDIVKRGGRVLIVDPRRSETAVAFEWLGIVPDTDSLLLLSLLQVMFADGMVDTDTVKRQADGLDWLQAMCRPFTPESTATRTGIDADSVRTLARDLVNTPRAAVYGRLGTCAGSHGTLTTFLIDAVNLAAGNLDVPGGSVFSSMHTVGQRWQNVAMGALMRRSYRRKRSRIGGIPSAIGSEPAALMAKEITTPGDRRIRAMFVSAGNPVLSVPNGEELEAAFGELELSVALDLYVTETSAQCDYILPVTTMYERDDFPYTFQAFQATPFRQATEAVLAPVGEAREEWDIVEDLARRLGHRVPSFAVFAGVQKVLRLFGFRASPRAMIDALVRMSEGGDRFGLCRGGLTLRRLTEEHPHGVVVAPHIRTGVLRDAVGYLSRRVRLPHPGIADEVAKLSRRALPDGYPLRMVGLREPRSENSWMHNSPLLMRGDRRQHALMHVDDAAEQHIADGDEVRITSPYGAISVPVLTTKDLVAGVVAVPHGWGHKGTGGWRLANRAGGANVNQLTSSDPADVEPLSGMAWLTGVPVRVERA from the coding sequence GTGGCATCGGTGACCGAGTACAAGCCGACGTTCTGCCGGATCTGCGAACCGCTGTGCGGGATGATCGCGACGGTCGAGGATGGCCGCCTGGTCGCGTTGAGGCCCGACAAGGACCACCCGCTGTCGGCCGGTTTCGCCTGCCAGAAGGGCATCGCGTTCACCGAGGTGGTCAACGACCCGGATCGGGTGACGAGGCCGCTGCGCCGCGGGCCGGCCGGCTTCGAAGCGGTGACATGGGATGAGGCGATGGCCGACATCGCGAGCCGACTGTCGGCGCTCCTGCGCCGACACGGGTCCGGCGCGGTCGGCTGGTACATGGGTAATCCAGGAGCGTTCAGCTACGCACACACCTTCGCGGCGCTGCTGTTCCTGAAGGGCCTCGGCCGTCACGGCCACTACTTCACGGCATCTTCGCAGGACACCAACAGCAGGCTGATCGCGAGCCAGTTGCTCTACGGCGTGCCGACGTCGGTGCCGATCCCCGACCTGGCGAGAACCGACCTACTCGTCATGATGGGCACCAATCCGGTTGTGTCACACGGTAGTTTCCTGACTGCCCCGCGGATCAAGGACCGCATGCACGACATCGTCAAGCGCGGGGGGCGCGTGTTGATCGTCGACCCTCGGCGCAGCGAGACCGCGGTGGCATTCGAATGGCTCGGCATCGTCCCGGACACCGACTCGTTGTTGTTGCTGTCGCTACTGCAAGTGATGTTCGCCGACGGCATGGTCGACACCGACACGGTGAAACGGCAGGCCGACGGCCTGGACTGGCTGCAGGCGATGTGCCGCCCCTTCACCCCGGAGTCCACGGCAACCCGGACCGGGATCGATGCCGACAGCGTGCGGACCCTGGCGCGCGATTTGGTGAACACACCCCGTGCGGCCGTCTACGGCAGGCTCGGCACCTGCGCGGGCAGCCACGGCACGCTGACCACCTTCTTGATCGACGCGGTGAATTTGGCGGCCGGCAACCTCGATGTGCCGGGCGGTTCCGTGTTCAGCTCGATGCACACCGTCGGCCAGAGATGGCAGAACGTCGCGATGGGTGCTCTCATGCGGCGCTCCTATCGGCGCAAACGATCGCGGATCGGCGGGATTCCTAGTGCGATCGGCTCCGAGCCGGCCGCGCTGATGGCCAAGGAGATCACGACACCGGGCGACCGCCGGATCCGGGCGATGTTCGTGTCGGCCGGTAATCCCGTGCTCTCGGTGCCCAACGGTGAGGAACTCGAGGCGGCGTTCGGGGAACTGGAGTTGTCCGTCGCGCTCGACCTTTACGTCACCGAGACGAGCGCGCAATGCGACTACATCCTGCCCGTCACCACGATGTACGAACGCGACGACTTCCCGTATACCTTTCAAGCGTTTCAGGCCACGCCGTTCCGACAAGCGACTGAAGCGGTCCTCGCGCCGGTTGGGGAGGCCCGCGAGGAATGGGACATCGTCGAGGACTTGGCGCGGCGCTTGGGGCACCGGGTGCCGTCCTTCGCCGTGTTCGCCGGTGTGCAGAAGGTGTTGCGGCTGTTCGGGTTCCGGGCGTCGCCACGGGCAATGATCGACGCCCTGGTGCGGATGTCGGAGGGCGGCGACAGGTTCGGGTTATGCCGTGGCGGGCTGACGCTGCGACGGCTGACCGAGGAGCATCCGCACGGCGTCGTGGTCGCACCACACATCCGTACCGGTGTGCTGCGCGATGCCGTCGGCTACCTGTCACGTCGGGTTCGGTTGCCCCATCCCGGGATTGCCGACGAAGTCGCCAAGCTGTCACGGCGTGCGCTGCCAGACGGCTATCCGCTGCGGATGGTCGGCTTGCGCGAGCCGCGTTCGGAGAACTCGTGGATGCACAATTCACCGCTGTTGATGCGTGGTGACCGTCGCCAGCATGCGCTGATGCATGTCGACGATGCGGCCGAGCAGCACATCGCCGACGGCGACGAGGTGCGGATCACGTCGCCGTACGGCGCGATAAGCGTGCCGGTGTTGACGACGAAGGATCTCGTGGCCGGCGTCGTCGCGGTGCCACACGGCTGGGGCCACAAGGGAACCGGAGGTTGGCGGCTGGCGAACCGGGCCGGCGGCGCCAACGTCAACCAGCTGACATCCAGCGATCCAGCCGATGTGGAGCCGCTGTCGGGCATGGCGTGGTTGACCGGAGTGCCCGTGCGGGTGGAGCGCGCCTGA
- a CDS encoding thiolase family protein — protein sequence MHDVAIIGVGLHPFGRFEGKSAMEMGVDAIFAAVADAGVEWKDVQFATGGSWTVANPDAIVGMVGLSGIPFTNVFNACATAASAAKACADGIRLGDYDIGIAVGLDKHPRGAFTEDPALVGMPRWYAENGQYLTTQFFGMKANRYLHEHGISQQTLAKVAAKNFRNGALNPNAFRRKPIPEDQILNSTMLNYPLTQYMFCAPDEGAAAVVMCRADIAERYTAKPVYLRAVEVRTRKYGAYEVNTTFAPVEEDVAPTVYAAKAAFERAGVAPQDVDVIQLQDTDAGAEVIHMAECGFCADGEQEKLLADGATEITGSLPINTDGGLIANGEPIGASGLRQIHELVRQLRGEAGDRQVPGEPKVGFAQLYGAPGTAAATILTR from the coding sequence ATGCACGACGTCGCGATCATCGGTGTCGGACTGCATCCCTTCGGCCGCTTCGAGGGCAAATCCGCCATGGAGATGGGTGTCGACGCGATCTTCGCCGCCGTCGCCGACGCCGGTGTCGAGTGGAAAGACGTCCAGTTCGCCACGGGCGGCAGTTGGACCGTCGCCAACCCGGATGCGATCGTCGGCATGGTCGGGTTGTCCGGTATCCCGTTCACCAACGTGTTCAACGCCTGCGCCACCGCCGCCAGCGCCGCCAAGGCCTGCGCCGACGGAATCCGGCTGGGCGACTACGACATCGGCATCGCAGTCGGGCTGGACAAGCATCCGCGTGGCGCGTTCACCGAAGATCCGGCTTTGGTGGGCATGCCGCGGTGGTACGCCGAGAACGGCCAGTACCTCACCACCCAGTTTTTCGGGATGAAAGCCAACCGCTACCTGCACGAGCACGGTATCTCGCAGCAGACGCTGGCCAAAGTGGCGGCCAAGAACTTCCGCAACGGCGCGCTGAACCCCAATGCCTTCCGCCGCAAACCCATCCCCGAGGACCAGATCCTCAACTCGACGATGCTGAACTATCCGCTCACCCAGTACATGTTCTGCGCGCCCGACGAGGGCGCCGCGGCCGTCGTGATGTGCCGCGCCGACATCGCCGAGCGCTACACTGCCAAACCGGTGTACCTGCGCGCGGTCGAGGTCCGCACCCGCAAATACGGTGCCTACGAGGTGAATACGACCTTCGCGCCGGTCGAGGAGGACGTCGCGCCCACCGTCTACGCCGCCAAGGCGGCCTTCGAAAGGGCCGGTGTCGCACCGCAGGACGTCGACGTCATCCAGTTACAGGACACCGACGCCGGAGCCGAGGTCATCCACATGGCCGAATGCGGTTTCTGCGCCGACGGAGAGCAAGAGAAGCTGCTGGCCGACGGGGCCACCGAGATCACCGGCTCGCTGCCGATCAACACCGACGGCGGCCTGATCGCCAACGGTGAGCCGATCGGGGCCTCGGGTCTGCGCCAGATCCACGAGTTGGTGCGCCAATTGCGCGGCGAGGCCGGCGATCGCCAGGTGCCCGGCGAGCCGAAGGTCGGCTTCGCCCAACTCTACGGCGCACCCGGCACCGCCGCCGCGACGATCCTGACGAGGTGA
- a CDS encoding nuclear transport factor 2 family protein, protein MTGADLVEIEAIKQLKARYCRLLDTGDWAAWRTLFADDFLSDTSPAGGKVIRGADEFVAFTRKSLRGQATVHQVHAPEIELTSATTARGVWALEDVVRFGPGVNLRGYGHYHETYEKIDGQWRFKSSTLTRLREDIFNGLVSVYVSARMRKLIMKASRRAMR, encoded by the coding sequence ATGACCGGAGCCGACCTTGTCGAGATCGAGGCGATCAAGCAGCTCAAGGCCCGCTACTGCCGCTTGCTGGACACCGGGGACTGGGCAGCGTGGCGCACGCTGTTCGCCGACGACTTCCTCAGCGACACTTCGCCGGCCGGCGGAAAGGTGATCCGAGGCGCCGACGAGTTCGTCGCGTTCACCCGTAAGAGCCTGCGCGGTCAAGCAACGGTGCATCAGGTGCATGCGCCCGAGATCGAACTGACCTCGGCGACGACGGCGCGCGGCGTGTGGGCGCTCGAGGACGTCGTCCGGTTCGGCCCCGGCGTCAACCTACGCGGCTACGGCCACTATCACGAGACCTACGAGAAAATCGACGGGCAGTGGCGCTTCAAGAGTTCGACGTTGACGCGCCTACGCGAAGACATCTTCAACGGCCTTGTCTCCGTCTATGTCTCCGCTCGCATGCGCAAGCTCATCATGAAGGCGTCGCGTCGGGCGATGCGCTGA
- a CDS encoding NAD-dependent epimerase/dehydratase family protein — MTDTPPIPCRALVMGPSGFVGSHVTRKLAQRGDDVRVYLRKTSSTVAIDDLDVERCYGDLYDEDALRAAMADRDVVYYCVVDTRFHLRDPAPLFETNVNCLRRVLDIAAKAGLHRFVFCSTIGTIALGDGRGPVTEDMPFDWAGRGGPYIESRRQAEELVLSYARDRGLPAVAMCVSNPYGPGDWQPHQGLMVQYAAFGKIPAYIKGVCTEVVGIEDVAEAFLLAAEHGRVGERYIISETYMPMRDMLTTAANAVGAKPPRFGVPLPVVYALVWVVDRLARLLRRDLPINTNGIRLLHIMSPADHSKATRELGWQPRPTAESLERAARFYVEQAQRTATG; from the coding sequence ATGACAGACACGCCCCCCATACCCTGTCGCGCACTCGTGATGGGCCCGAGCGGGTTCGTCGGCTCCCACGTCACGCGCAAGCTCGCCCAACGCGGCGACGACGTGCGGGTGTATCTGCGCAAGACGAGTTCGACGGTGGCTATCGACGACCTCGACGTCGAACGCTGTTACGGCGATCTCTACGACGAGGACGCATTGCGGGCGGCGATGGCAGACCGCGACGTCGTCTACTACTGCGTCGTCGACACCCGGTTCCACCTTCGCGACCCGGCGCCGCTGTTCGAGACCAACGTCAACTGCCTGCGCCGCGTCCTCGACATCGCCGCGAAGGCCGGTCTGCACCGGTTCGTGTTCTGCAGCACGATCGGCACGATCGCGCTCGGCGACGGACGCGGACCGGTGACCGAGGACATGCCGTTCGACTGGGCAGGCAGGGGCGGACCGTACATCGAGTCGCGGCGCCAGGCCGAGGAACTGGTGCTGTCCTACGCACGTGACCGTGGCCTGCCCGCGGTCGCGATGTGCGTGTCCAACCCGTACGGCCCCGGCGACTGGCAACCGCACCAGGGCCTGATGGTCCAGTACGCCGCATTCGGCAAGATCCCCGCCTACATCAAGGGCGTGTGCACCGAGGTCGTCGGCATCGAAGACGTCGCAGAGGCATTCCTGCTTGCGGCAGAACATGGTCGGGTCGGCGAACGCTACATCATCTCCGAGACCTACATGCCGATGCGCGACATGCTGACGACCGCGGCGAACGCGGTCGGCGCGAAGCCACCGCGGTTCGGTGTCCCGCTGCCGGTGGTCTACGCGTTGGTGTGGGTCGTCGACCGGCTTGCCAGACTGCTGCGGCGCGATCTTCCGATCAACACCAACGGCATTCGCCTTCTGCACATCATGTCACCCGCAGACCACAGTAAGGCGACCCGCGAACTCGGCTGGCAACCGCGGCCAACCGCCGAGTCGTTGGAGCGGGCCGCGCGGTTCTACGTCGAACAGGCACAGAGGACGGCCACCGGATGA
- a CDS encoding acyl-CoA dehydrogenase family protein encodes MDFSRVELADEDQAFLEESRAFLRGIVTEDVIRRDRETGDNFDEVVHLALGKAGYLAREWKPESEGGFNRIHRRIWELEKRRAHVPWVTFGTTAMIARSVDKFGSPELKAEVMPRVYTGEVRLCLGYTEPEGGSDVATCKTRAVREADGSSWVINGSKMFTTGAHNCQYVFLITNTDPDAPKHKSLTMFLVPLDSPGIEIQGIRTVDGDRTNIVYYSDVRVDDKYRLGEVNDGWTVVREPLNAEHGAVEAAADGLQDVAIMMHQANTMAAAADGAAAKVAETRPDGRRLIDEGSVAYRLGRSVARMEASFSTPNIFGRVALAQTMRDISPDLMDLLGTASSLPLGTDGAADDGAAEYVYRFAPLVGIYGGTLEVFRNMIAQYVLGLGQPAYAPVAKKAS; translated from the coding sequence ATGGATTTCTCACGGGTCGAACTCGCCGACGAGGACCAGGCCTTCCTCGAGGAGTCGCGCGCGTTCCTGCGGGGGATCGTCACCGAGGACGTGATTCGCCGGGACCGCGAGACCGGCGACAACTTCGACGAGGTTGTGCATCTGGCGCTCGGCAAGGCTGGATACCTTGCGCGCGAATGGAAGCCGGAATCGGAGGGCGGGTTCAACCGGATTCACCGGCGCATCTGGGAACTGGAGAAGCGTCGCGCACACGTGCCGTGGGTGACGTTCGGCACCACCGCGATGATCGCGCGGTCGGTGGACAAGTTCGGTTCACCCGAACTCAAGGCCGAAGTGATGCCGCGCGTCTACACCGGCGAGGTCCGGCTCTGCCTGGGCTACACCGAACCCGAGGGCGGGTCCGACGTCGCCACCTGCAAGACACGGGCGGTGCGGGAGGCGGATGGATCAAGCTGGGTTATTAATGGCTCGAAGATGTTCACCACCGGCGCGCATAACTGTCAGTACGTCTTCCTGATTACCAACACCGATCCCGACGCGCCGAAGCATAAGAGCCTCACCATGTTTCTCGTCCCGCTCGACTCGCCGGGTATCGAAATCCAGGGCATCCGCACCGTCGACGGCGACCGGACGAACATCGTCTACTACAGCGATGTGCGCGTCGACGACAAGTACCGGCTCGGCGAGGTGAACGACGGCTGGACGGTGGTGCGCGAGCCGCTGAACGCGGAACACGGCGCGGTGGAGGCTGCCGCCGACGGTCTGCAGGACGTCGCGATCATGATGCACCAGGCCAACACGATGGCCGCCGCGGCCGACGGGGCCGCCGCGAAGGTCGCAGAGACCCGGCCCGACGGTCGCCGGCTCATCGACGAGGGATCGGTGGCATATCGCCTGGGCCGCAGCGTCGCTCGGATGGAAGCGTCGTTCTCGACACCCAATATCTTCGGACGCGTCGCATTGGCTCAGACCATGCGCGACATCTCCCCGGACCTGATGGACCTGCTCGGCACCGCGTCGTCGCTGCCGCTGGGCACCGACGGTGCGGCCGACGACGGCGCCGCGGAGTACGTGTACCGCTTCGCGCCGCTGGTCGGGATCTACGGGGGCACACTGGAGGTGTTCCGCAACATGATCGCCCAGTACGTGCTCGGCCTCGGTCAGCCCGCGTACGCCCCCGTCGCCAAGAAGGCGTCCTAA